A genomic window from Diospyros lotus cultivar Yz01 chromosome 2, ASM1463336v1, whole genome shotgun sequence includes:
- the LOC127795900 gene encoding kunitz trypsin inhibitor 5-like, with the protein MTMTTTTPALPFMLLFLSAALCAPALAQDIVVVKDTDGHDLRKGVDYYILAATQGNGGGLTLGNTTYPNGTRRCPPYVVQHPDEANHGLPVTFSPVNASLSVVPLVTDFNAKFSAATTCVQSTVWSLGQDDDSTGKLVVTTGGVEGNPGSETLSNWFRIEEYEDAYKLVFCPSVCSITCRPVCGDLGIFYNSGIRHLAISDQPFKVVFKKA; encoded by the coding sequence atgacgaTGACGACGACGACACCCGCACTACCATTCATGTTGCTCTTCCTCTCCGCGGCTCTCTGCGCCCCTGCTCTTGCTCAAGATATCGTCGTCGTCAAAGACACCGACGGCCACGACCTCCGCAAGGGCGTCGACTACTACATCCTGGCTGCCACGCAGGGTAACGGCGGAGGCCTCACCCTCGGCAACACCACCTACCCCAACGGTACTCGTCGTTGCCCTCCCTACGTCGTCCAGCACCCAGATGAGGCCAACCACGGCCTCCCCGTCACCTTCTCCCCAGTTAACGCCAGCCTGTCCGTGGTTCCCTTGGTCACCGATTTTAACGCCAAGTTCTCCGCCGCCACCACTTGTGTTCAATCCACGGTGTGGAGCTTGGGGCAAGACGACGACTCCACCGGAAAGTTGGTGGTGACCACCGGTGGCGTGGAAGGAAACCCGGGCTCCGAGACATTGAGCAACTGGTTCAGGATCGAGGAGTATGAGGATGCTTACAAGCTCGTTTTCTGCCCCAGCGTCTGCAGCATTACCTGCAGGCCCGTGTGTGGAGACCTTGGCATTTTCTACAACAGCGGAATCAGGCACCTGGCCATCAGCGATCAACCCTTCAAAGTCGTCTTCAAGAAGGCCTAA